A genomic region of Barnesiella viscericola DSM 18177 contains the following coding sequences:
- the dnaB gene encoding replicative DNA helicase — protein MEPRRNYTSRQKKTYAPKVSEQGKLQPQDTELEEAVLGALMLEKDAYTTVCDILKPECFYEPNNQIIYSAIAKLGAQQRPIDMLTVTEQLRLDGKLDEVGGALRISELTGRVASAAHIEYHARIVAQKYLARELIEFSSEILNKAFDETNDVDDLMQEAEGKLFEISQRNLKKDVVQIDPIISEAIKQIQVAANRSDGLSGLQTGFHGIDKITSGWQNSDLIIIAARPAMGKTAFVLSMAKNMAVNYNTPVAIFSLEMSNVQLVNRLIINTCEIPGDKIKSGQLSPFEWERLMSRIEILRNAPIYIDDTPSLSVFELRTKARRLVREHGIKIIIIDYLQLMNASGMSFGSREQEVSTISRSLKQLAKELQIPIIALSQLNRSVESRGNDKDSKEGKRPQLSDLRESGAIEQDADMVCFIHRPEYYTRSKEDANGNSIEGLAEFIIAKHRSGATDTVNLKFVSYLARFQNYDEDTRLSDLSAPVTSKFNAGPADSAPVTGQPGAAPLPGNTNFLNPAGSDEKLPF, from the coding sequence ATGGAACCTCGCAGAAACTATACCTCCCGCCAAAAGAAAACCTACGCCCCGAAGGTCTCGGAACAGGGCAAATTACAGCCTCAGGACACAGAACTCGAAGAGGCCGTGCTGGGAGCCCTCATGCTCGAAAAAGATGCCTACACCACCGTATGCGACATCTTGAAGCCCGAGTGTTTCTACGAGCCCAACAACCAGATTATTTACAGTGCCATCGCCAAGCTGGGTGCCCAGCAGCGCCCCATCGACATGCTCACCGTTACCGAGCAGTTGCGGCTCGACGGCAAGCTCGACGAGGTGGGCGGAGCCTTGCGCATCTCGGAGCTGACCGGCCGCGTGGCCTCGGCCGCCCACATCGAGTATCACGCCCGCATCGTGGCGCAGAAATACCTGGCCCGAGAGCTCATCGAGTTTTCGAGCGAAATCCTCAACAAGGCCTTCGACGAGACCAACGACGTCGACGACCTCATGCAGGAGGCCGAGGGGAAACTCTTTGAAATCTCGCAGCGCAACCTCAAAAAAGATGTGGTGCAAATCGACCCCATCATCAGCGAGGCCATCAAGCAGATACAGGTAGCCGCCAACCGCAGCGACGGATTGAGCGGTCTGCAAACCGGGTTCCACGGCATCGACAAGATTACCTCGGGTTGGCAAAACTCCGACCTCATCATCATTGCCGCCCGTCCGGCCATGGGTAAAACGGCCTTCGTCCTCTCCATGGCCAAAAACATGGCGGTCAACTACAACACCCCGGTAGCCATCTTCTCGCTCGAAATGTCGAACGTGCAGCTGGTCAACCGTCTCATCATCAACACCTGCGAGATTCCTGGCGACAAAATCAAGAGCGGACAGCTGAGCCCCTTCGAGTGGGAGCGCCTCATGTCGCGCATCGAAATCCTGCGGAACGCCCCCATCTACATCGACGACACCCCCAGCCTCTCGGTGTTCGAGTTGCGTACGAAAGCCCGTCGGCTGGTGCGTGAGCACGGCATCAAAATCATCATCATCGACTACTTGCAGCTGATGAACGCCAGCGGCATGTCGTTCGGCAGCCGTGAGCAGGAGGTGAGTACCATATCGCGGTCGCTCAAACAGCTGGCCAAGGAGTTGCAGATACCCATCATCGCCCTGTCGCAGCTGAACCGTAGCGTCGAATCGCGTGGTAACGACAAGGACAGCAAGGAGGGCAAACGACCCCAACTCTCCGACCTGCGTGAGTCGGGAGCCATCGAGCAAGATGCCGATATGGTGTGCTTCATTCACCGTCCCGAATACTACACCCGCTCCAAGGAAGATGCCAACGGCAACAGCATCGAGGGTCTGGCCGAGTTCATCATCGCCAAGCACCGTAGCGGTGCCACCGACACGGTGAACCTCAAATTCGTCTCCTACCTGGCCCGGTTCCAGAACTACGACGAGGATACCCGCCTGTCGGACCTGAGCGCACCCGTCACCTCGAAATTCAACGCCGGCCCGGCCGACTCGGCTCCCGTTACCGGTCAACCCGGCGCCGCACCCCTGCCCGGGAATACCAATTTCCTCAACCCTGCCGGCAGCGACGAGAAATTACCCTTCTGA
- the mltG gene encoding endolytic transglycosylase MltG, translating into MVKVKSKRGIKIFIGVLAAVAVVLVCAAFWVAKHYVYNSVVGERAMVYVHRQWSAAQLDSALSEVLDAPRSVARVERLLSLLDFDAAEREGAYRVEPGMSAWQVALKLARGGQTPVRVTFNNVRTIDQLAGRIAEQLCFSKDDLLALLQNDSVCADLGFTQATLPALFLPDTYEFYWTVTPEEFLQKMKREYRRYWMGQREEQAQAWGLTPVEVATLASIVEEETNKPDEMGTVAGLYMNRLRKGMPLQADPTVKFACGDFSLRRILKAHLAIESPYNTYRVTGLPPGPIRIASKQALDAVLNHRPNDYIYMCAREDFSGYHNFAVTWSEHQRNAARYQRELNRRGIR; encoded by the coding sequence ATGGTAAAAGTAAAGAGTAAGAGAGGAATAAAGATATTTATCGGTGTGTTGGCGGCTGTGGCGGTCGTGTTGGTGTGCGCCGCATTTTGGGTGGCAAAACATTATGTCTACAACTCGGTTGTGGGTGAGCGGGCGATGGTCTATGTGCATCGGCAGTGGAGTGCGGCCCAACTCGACAGTGCGTTGAGTGAGGTGCTGGACGCTCCCCGTTCGGTAGCCCGGGTAGAGCGGTTGCTCTCGTTGCTCGATTTTGATGCGGCCGAACGCGAGGGGGCTTACCGGGTGGAGCCGGGTATGAGTGCCTGGCAGGTGGCTCTGAAATTGGCACGAGGGGGGCAGACCCCGGTGCGGGTGACTTTTAACAACGTGCGCACGATAGACCAGCTGGCCGGTCGCATTGCCGAGCAGTTGTGTTTCTCCAAGGACGATTTGCTGGCGTTGTTGCAGAACGACAGCGTGTGTGCCGATCTGGGATTTACGCAGGCCACGTTGCCGGCGCTGTTTCTGCCCGATACCTACGAGTTTTATTGGACGGTGACTCCCGAGGAGTTTTTGCAGAAGATGAAGCGAGAGTATCGCCGCTACTGGATGGGGCAGCGCGAGGAGCAGGCCCAGGCGTGGGGCTTGACCCCGGTCGAGGTGGCGACCCTGGCCTCGATTGTGGAGGAGGAGACTAACAAACCCGACGAGATGGGTACGGTGGCGGGTCTTTATATGAACCGTTTGCGCAAGGGCATGCCCTTGCAGGCCGACCCTACGGTGAAGTTTGCTTGCGGTGATTTCTCGTTGCGGCGCATTTTGAAGGCTCATCTCGCCATCGAGTCACCCTACAATACCTATCGGGTGACAGGATTGCCGCCGGGCCCGATACGCATCGCCTCGAAGCAGGCTCTTGATGCGGTGCTGAACCACCGCCCCAACGACTATATTTACATGTGTGCCCGCGAGGATTTCTCGGGGTATCACAATTTTGCCGTCACTTGGAGCGAGCACCAGCGCAATGCCGCGCGCTACCAGCGTGAACTGAACCGCCGGGGCATACGCTGA
- a CDS encoding Crp/Fnr family transcriptional regulator, which produces MEVVLAKINAAYPLSPETEQALKESVTECRFPRRYQLVRAGIYCKYAYFIEQGMTRSFWLVNGEEITTSFSCEGGIVFSMDELYYNKVSEEYVETLEEVVAYRIALSRLRELFQTNLELANWGRIIHQDEYRRLHRSHKERLTLSARERYEAFQQQFPQVCQRAQLGYIASYLGITLSTLSRLRRSKK; this is translated from the coding sequence ATGGAGGTAGTTTTAGCGAAAATCAATGCGGCCTATCCGCTCTCGCCCGAGACGGAACAGGCGTTGAAAGAGAGTGTGACCGAGTGTCGCTTTCCCCGGCGCTACCAGCTGGTGCGGGCGGGGATTTACTGCAAGTATGCCTATTTTATCGAGCAGGGTATGACCCGCTCGTTCTGGCTGGTCAACGGCGAGGAGATAACCACCTCGTTTTCGTGCGAAGGGGGCATCGTGTTCAGCATGGACGAACTCTACTACAACAAGGTGAGCGAGGAGTATGTCGAGACGCTCGAAGAGGTGGTGGCCTACCGCATCGCCTTGTCGCGGTTGCGCGAGCTGTTCCAGACCAATCTCGAACTGGCCAATTGGGGACGCATCATTCATCAAGACGAATACCGGCGGTTGCACCGTTCGCACAAGGAGCGGCTCACCCTCTCGGCCCGTGAGCGTTACGAGGCGTTCCAGCAGCAGTTTCCGCAGGTGTGTCAGCGGGCTCAGTTGGGATATATCGCCTCCTATCTGGGTATCACGCTCTCGACGCTGAGCCGGTTGCGCCGAAGCAAAAAGTAG
- a CDS encoding nucleotide exchange factor GrpE — protein sequence MAEEKEREKSQVIEEEAPEKDKEEPCEQQPQETEAGEPDAAAEGGEADEAAKLSAELDTLKATIEKMQKDYLLLMAEFDNFRKRTLREKADLIKNGGESCMKAILPVVDDFERGLAAVEKSNDLEAVKEGMNLIYNKFKAYLEQNGVKEIPTQGADFDTEYHEAVTTFPAPDPAQKGKVIDTVQKGYTLNDKVIRFAKVVVGE from the coding sequence ATGGCTGAAGAAAAAGAACGCGAGAAATCGCAAGTGATTGAGGAAGAGGCTCCTGAAAAAGACAAAGAGGAACCTTGCGAGCAACAGCCCCAGGAGACGGAAGCAGGTGAACCTGATGCCGCAGCCGAAGGGGGCGAGGCTGACGAGGCTGCCAAATTGTCAGCCGAGTTGGACACGCTGAAAGCGACCATCGAGAAGATGCAGAAGGATTATCTGTTGCTGATGGCCGAGTTTGATAATTTCCGCAAACGGACTTTGCGCGAGAAAGCCGATCTGATTAAGAACGGCGGTGAGAGCTGCATGAAGGCTATCCTGCCGGTTGTCGATGACTTTGAACGGGGATTGGCCGCTGTGGAAAAGAGTAACGATCTGGAAGCCGTGAAAGAGGGCATGAATTTGATATACAACAAATTCAAAGCCTATCTCGAACAAAACGGCGTGAAAGAGATTCCCACACAGGGAGCCGATTTCGATACCGAGTATCACGAGGCCGTGACTACCTTCCCGGCTCCCGATCCTGCCCAAAAAGGCAAGGTGATCGACACGGTTCAAAAGGGCTATACGCTCAACGACAAGGTGATTCGTTTTGCCAAGGTAGTAGTGGGAGAATAA
- a CDS encoding MalY/PatB family protein has protein sequence MAIQYDFDTIIDRHHTGAVKTDVLCERYGRDDLIPLWIADMDFAVAPPITEALVRRLQHPVYGYAEAPASYWQSIVDWIKYLHGWEVKREWITYIPGIVKGIGLAVNVFSNPGDKIIIQTPVYTPFMAVPEGNGRQVVHNPLKWNGSCYEMDFDHLESIIDPQCKLLILCNPHNPGGVVWPLETLQRVAEICARHHILVIADEIHADMPLFGAHHHPFASVSETAAQNSISFGAPSKTFNIAGLVSSYTIVPNPTIRKRFFDWLTANELNAPTFMATIATEAAYNHCREWRRQMLHYIEQNILFVEEFLDKHIPAIKAIRPQASFIVWLDCTRLGLDHDALIDLFVDKARLALNDGEMFGPEGKGHMRLNIGTPRAVLQKALEQLEEAVSHLNR, from the coding sequence ATGGCTATTCAGTATGATTTTGACACCATTATCGATCGCCACCACACCGGTGCCGTGAAAACCGACGTGCTGTGCGAACGATACGGTCGCGACGACCTTATTCCCCTGTGGATTGCCGACATGGACTTTGCCGTAGCTCCTCCCATCACCGAGGCTCTCGTGCGACGCCTGCAACACCCGGTCTACGGCTATGCCGAGGCTCCCGCCAGCTACTGGCAGTCGATTGTAGACTGGATCAAATACCTGCACGGCTGGGAAGTAAAACGCGAGTGGATTACCTATATCCCCGGCATCGTCAAGGGTATCGGGCTGGCGGTGAACGTGTTCAGCAACCCCGGCGACAAGATTATCATACAGACACCCGTCTACACCCCCTTCATGGCGGTACCCGAGGGCAACGGACGGCAAGTGGTACACAACCCGCTCAAATGGAACGGGTCGTGCTATGAAATGGATTTCGACCACCTCGAATCGATTATCGACCCTCAATGCAAACTGCTCATTCTCTGTAATCCCCACAACCCGGGCGGAGTCGTGTGGCCGCTCGAAACGCTGCAACGGGTAGCCGAGATTTGCGCCCGCCATCATATTCTCGTCATTGCCGACGAAATCCATGCCGACATGCCCCTCTTCGGTGCACACCACCACCCCTTTGCCTCGGTTTCGGAGACGGCCGCCCAGAACAGCATCTCGTTCGGAGCCCCCTCCAAAACCTTCAATATTGCCGGACTGGTGAGCTCCTACACCATCGTACCCAACCCGACAATCCGCAAACGGTTCTTCGACTGGCTCACAGCCAACGAGCTGAATGCGCCCACCTTCATGGCCACCATCGCCACCGAAGCCGCCTATAACCATTGCCGGGAGTGGCGCAGGCAGATGCTGCACTACATCGAGCAAAACATACTCTTCGTCGAGGAGTTTCTCGACAAGCATATCCCCGCCATCAAGGCCATACGCCCCCAAGCCTCGTTCATCGTCTGGCTCGACTGTACCCGGCTGGGACTCGACCACGACGCCCTCATCGACCTCTTCGTCGACAAGGCTCGGCTTGCCCTCAACGACGGCGAGATGTTCGGCCCCGAAGGCAAAGGCCACATGCGCCTCAACATTGGCACCCCCCGTGCCGTGCTGCAAAAAGCGCTCGAACAACTGGAAGAGGCCGTGAGCCATCTCAATCGATAG
- a CDS encoding porin gives MNYRRLFLSTLSFMLLAGPVSAGTSAFKNDSLNITLPNTDYADELRQIRMHMPDIEVGNGISFQPKNKSYKLTMRIRMQNMVDVGFNNKFEAQGIDARVKRLRLRFDGYIYTPKLTYLVQLGFTPYDTKVLPNGNTNIVRDAMIYYVPNATWNIGFGQTKIRANRARINSSSALQFVDRSIVNSEFNLDRDFGLFGEYNQHLFGSFDMAAKASITTGEGRNWGKSKGSGLAYTGRLEFFPLGRFKGKGDAIEGDFERESTPKILLAGAYSYNDRALRAQGSNGDMLLFDQTRNLSSYFVDFILKYQGFAFYTDFMGRVCTSSPLIKSGESVEQYILTGMGLNVQASYLFRSNWEIALRNSTILPDSEVRPYANYRTYNQSTLGVTKYLIDHRLKVQADLSYNYKDEFTASGYDRWQLRFQVELGF, from the coding sequence ATGAACTATCGACGACTCTTTTTATCGACATTATCTTTCATGCTTCTGGCGGGGCCGGTTTCGGCCGGCACCTCGGCTTTCAAAAACGACTCACTCAACATCACACTGCCCAATACCGACTATGCCGACGAACTGCGGCAGATTCGCATGCACATGCCCGACATCGAGGTGGGCAACGGCATCTCGTTCCAACCCAAGAACAAGAGTTACAAACTCACCATGCGGATACGCATGCAGAACATGGTCGACGTGGGTTTCAACAACAAATTCGAGGCGCAGGGCATCGACGCCCGGGTGAAGCGGTTGCGGCTGCGCTTCGACGGATACATCTACACCCCCAAACTCACCTACCTCGTGCAACTGGGATTTACCCCCTACGATACGAAGGTCTTGCCCAACGGCAACACCAATATCGTGCGCGACGCCATGATCTATTACGTGCCCAATGCGACGTGGAACATCGGCTTCGGCCAGACCAAGATACGGGCCAACCGGGCACGCATCAACTCGTCGAGCGCCTTGCAGTTTGTCGACCGCTCGATTGTCAACTCCGAGTTCAACCTCGACCGCGATTTCGGTCTGTTCGGCGAATACAACCAGCATCTGTTCGGCTCGTTCGACATGGCCGCCAAAGCCTCGATTACCACGGGCGAGGGCCGCAACTGGGGCAAAAGCAAAGGCAGCGGACTGGCCTATACCGGCCGGTTGGAGTTCTTCCCCCTGGGCCGTTTCAAAGGTAAGGGCGATGCCATCGAGGGCGACTTCGAACGCGAGTCTACCCCCAAGATTCTCCTGGCCGGGGCATACAGCTACAACGACCGCGCCCTGCGGGCACAAGGCTCCAACGGCGATATGCTCCTCTTCGACCAGACCCGCAACCTGTCGTCCTACTTTGTCGACTTCATTCTCAAATACCAGGGGTTTGCCTTCTATACCGATTTCATGGGCCGCGTGTGCACCTCGTCGCCCCTCATCAAATCGGGCGAAAGCGTGGAGCAATATATCCTCACCGGCATGGGGCTCAACGTGCAGGCCAGTTACCTGTTCCGCTCTAACTGGGAAATTGCCTTACGCAACTCGACAATCCTGCCCGACAGCGAGGTACGCCCCTATGCCAACTACCGCACCTACAACCAGTCGACCCTGGGGGTGACCAAATACCTCATCGACCACCGGTTGAAGGTGCAGGCCGACCTCTCGTATAACTACAAGGACGAGTTCACGGCTTCGGGCTATGACCGCTGGCAGTTGAGATTCCAGGTAGAGCTCGGTTTCTAA
- a CDS encoding beta-N-acetylglucosaminidase domain-containing protein, with the protein MIKCRKVLTAWAVAMLACGSVWAQESEFDLTTQRSESQDVLPVPGKKLDHGGIVVNPTPHQMTLDRAHTLDLSQGVNLKDRQGCFLADVPFLTQQKKGVKLSVDFGTKVSQRQGVKPVSGAYRLKVDKNGIEIVGYDERGAFYGLQTLRQLVESPAVAEGRLPYVEINDYPDLKYRGVVEGFYGTPWSHEVRMSLIDFYGKFKMNSYLYGPKDDPYHSCPNWRLPYPEQEAEQIKGLIEACRRNRVDFVWAIHPGQDIKWNEEDYQNLVNKFNWMYDLGVRAFALFFDDISGEGTNPVKQTELLNRLTTDFVKTKGDVAYLTVCPTDYSKLWANPTPQGPLAIYGETLDPSVEVFWTGDVVCSDLTPETMAWVNSRIKRPAYFWWNYPVTDYVRHIILQGPVYGLDTTLTAKDLCGIASNPMEHGEASKLALYGVADYTWNVSDYNPIDNWERGLGELMPEAREAYRTFAIHSCDTENGYRRDESWETRIFRLADWNDAVAEALWQEFDRVEKAPGEIERGCTNRQLVKELGPWLQEFEKLGARGKRTIELARLYRSNGDRAEFWNRFVQNLMSDSARADYETHKVGTMKLQPFYENAMDDMAHGFLARVCGETPLYYKGIGSFSTVRTPQAKLMLDHDTATYYTSGIAQKAGDWIGLDLGKVEPVIEVSILQGRNSVDDVDYFDHAVVEYSVDGKTWKPLTGELKQQYIIDWQGEAVQARYVRLKRLESARTNYAAIRSFEVNPPRIERLGFDLKADDVAQALYLFDGQLATSYQNRGMLTFGVKSGVKSYMLLMNDREDNGKLALTVKQLAADGSTLAETEVTTPFHTIELLPGAATIQILGEAEIFEIVPVKR; encoded by the coding sequence ATGATAAAGTGCAGAAAAGTATTGACCGCATGGGCTGTCGCAATGTTGGCCTGCGGTAGTGTGTGGGCGCAGGAGTCTGAATTTGATTTGACGACCCAGCGCTCGGAGTCGCAAGATGTATTGCCCGTTCCGGGTAAGAAGCTCGATCACGGCGGTATTGTGGTGAATCCCACCCCGCATCAGATGACTCTCGATCGGGCCCATACGCTCGACCTCTCGCAGGGGGTTAATCTGAAAGATCGCCAAGGCTGCTTCTTGGCCGATGTACCGTTCCTGACCCAACAGAAAAAGGGGGTGAAGCTCTCGGTCGATTTCGGAACGAAAGTCTCGCAACGCCAAGGGGTAAAGCCGGTGTCGGGAGCCTATCGGTTGAAGGTAGACAAGAACGGTATCGAGATTGTGGGCTATGATGAGCGGGGTGCCTTCTACGGGTTGCAGACGCTGCGCCAGCTGGTCGAGAGTCCGGCCGTAGCCGAGGGCCGTTTGCCCTATGTCGAAATTAACGATTATCCCGACCTGAAATACCGCGGGGTGGTCGAGGGGTTCTACGGCACACCCTGGTCGCACGAGGTGCGCATGTCGTTGATCGATTTCTACGGCAAGTTCAAGATGAACAGTTACCTCTACGGTCCCAAGGACGATCCCTATCACAGTTGCCCCAACTGGCGGTTGCCTTATCCCGAACAGGAGGCCGAGCAGATTAAGGGGCTTATCGAGGCGTGCCGCCGCAACCGGGTCGATTTCGTATGGGCTATTCACCCGGGGCAGGATATCAAATGGAACGAAGAGGATTATCAGAACCTAGTGAATAAATTCAACTGGATGTACGACCTGGGCGTGCGTGCCTTTGCCCTCTTCTTCGACGATATTTCGGGCGAGGGTACCAATCCCGTGAAGCAGACCGAGTTGCTTAATCGCCTGACCACCGATTTCGTCAAGACCAAAGGCGATGTGGCCTACCTCACGGTTTGTCCCACCGACTATTCCAAGCTGTGGGCCAACCCCACACCGCAGGGCCCTCTGGCCATTTATGGTGAGACGCTCGACCCTTCGGTTGAGGTATTCTGGACGGGCGACGTGGTGTGCAGCGACCTCACGCCCGAGACGATGGCGTGGGTCAACAGCCGCATCAAACGTCCGGCCTATTTCTGGTGGAACTATCCCGTGACCGACTATGTGCGTCACATCATCTTGCAGGGCCCGGTCTATGGACTCGACACCACCCTGACTGCGAAGGACCTTTGTGGTATTGCCAGCAATCCCATGGAGCATGGCGAGGCCTCGAAACTGGCCCTCTACGGGGTGGCCGACTATACGTGGAACGTATCGGATTATAACCCCATCGATAACTGGGAACGTGGCTTGGGTGAACTGATGCCCGAGGCTCGCGAGGCCTACCGTACCTTTGCCATTCACTCGTGCGATACCGAGAACGGATACCGCCGCGACGAGTCGTGGGAGACGCGTATCTTCCGTCTGGCCGACTGGAACGATGCGGTTGCCGAGGCTCTGTGGCAGGAGTTTGACCGGGTGGAGAAGGCGCCCGGCGAAATAGAACGGGGCTGTACCAACCGGCAACTGGTGAAGGAACTGGGACCTTGGCTTCAAGAGTTTGAGAAGCTGGGAGCTCGCGGGAAACGGACCATCGAGTTGGCTCGTCTCTATCGCAGCAACGGCGACCGTGCCGAGTTCTGGAACCGTTTCGTACAGAATCTTATGAGCGACTCGGCCCGGGCTGACTACGAAACCCACAAAGTGGGGACCATGAAACTGCAACCCTTCTACGAAAATGCCATGGACGATATGGCACACGGTTTCCTGGCCCGGGTGTGTGGTGAGACACCACTCTACTACAAGGGTATAGGTTCGTTCAGTACGGTTAGGACTCCCCAGGCCAAACTCATGTTGGACCACGATACGGCCACCTATTACACCTCGGGTATTGCCCAGAAGGCTGGCGACTGGATTGGACTCGACCTGGGTAAGGTCGAGCCGGTTATCGAGGTCTCGATTCTGCAAGGCCGTAACTCGGTCGACGATGTCGACTATTTCGACCACGCGGTGGTGGAATATTCGGTCGACGGGAAAACGTGGAAGCCTCTTACCGGCGAATTGAAACAGCAATACATTATCGATTGGCAAGGTGAGGCCGTGCAAGCCCGGTATGTGCGTCTGAAACGGCTCGAATCGGCGCGTACCAATTATGCAGCGATTCGTTCGTTTGAAGTCAATCCTCCCCGCATCGAACGCTTGGGCTTCGACTTGAAAGCCGACGATGTGGCACAGGCTCTCTATCTGTTCGATGGTCAGCTGGCCACGAGCTATCAAAATCGGGGCATGCTCACTTTTGGTGTTAAGTCCGGAGTGAAGTCTTATATGTTGCTGATGAACGATCGGGAGGATAACGGGAAATTGGCCTTGACGGTGAAACAATTGGCTGCCGATGGTTCGACCTTGGCCGAGACCGAGGTTACCACCCCGTTCCATACCATCGAATTGCTTCCCGGAGCTGCGACCATACAGATTCTGGGCGAAGCCGAGATTTTTGAAATTGTACCGGTCAAGAGATAG
- the ispE gene encoding 4-(cytidine 5'-diphospho)-2-C-methyl-D-erythritol kinase has translation MIRFPNAKINLGLRIVSRRPDGYHNIETVFYPIQLQDALEVVSTTEGDTRLTLSGIVIDGDSRDNLVMKAWRRLSERFSLPPVSIHLHKAIPFGAGLGGGSADAAFLLAMVRDYFHLPLSDEELDREAAALGADCPFFLHNKPLLARGIGDEFEPVSLSLKGYRLVLVKPSVAVPTAVAYSLVTPAEPEEPVSETIARPVSEWRDRLVNDFEKSVFARFPEIGAIKESLYEAGAVYASMSGSGSSVFGLFDQEVDLTDRYRTCFVWSGPCEV, from the coding sequence ATGATACGATTTCCCAATGCCAAAATCAACCTGGGGCTGCGCATCGTTTCACGCCGCCCCGACGGATACCATAATATAGAGACGGTTTTCTATCCCATTCAGTTGCAGGACGCGCTGGAAGTGGTCTCAACAACCGAGGGGGATACCCGCCTCACGCTCTCGGGCATTGTCATCGACGGCGATAGCCGCGACAACCTGGTGATGAAGGCGTGGCGACGACTGAGCGAACGGTTTTCGCTGCCGCCGGTCTCGATACATCTGCACAAGGCGATACCTTTTGGTGCGGGGTTGGGCGGAGGGTCGGCCGATGCCGCTTTCCTGCTGGCGATGGTGCGCGACTATTTTCACCTGCCGCTGAGCGACGAGGAGCTCGACCGCGAGGCCGCGGCCTTGGGGGCCGACTGTCCCTTCTTCCTGCACAACAAGCCGTTGCTGGCCCGTGGCATAGGCGACGAGTTCGAGCCGGTGTCCCTGTCGTTGAAGGGGTATCGGCTGGTGCTGGTGAAGCCGTCGGTAGCCGTACCCACGGCGGTGGCCTATTCGCTGGTGACTCCGGCCGAGCCCGAGGAGCCGGTGAGCGAGACCATTGCCCGTCCGGTGAGCGAATGGCGCGACCGGCTGGTCAACGATTTCGAGAAGAGTGTCTTTGCCCGGTTCCCCGAAATCGGAGCCATCAAGGAGAGCCTGTATGAGGCCGGTGCCGTTTATGCCTCGATGTCGGGGTCGGGGTCGTCGGTCTTCGGGTTGTTCGACCAGGAGGTCGATTTGACCGACCGCTATCGCACCTGTTTCGTGTGGAGCGGCCCGTGCGAGGTGTAA
- a CDS encoding acyltransferase family protein, which yields MQNISSAAFSDTKPHYELLDGLRGVAALLVVWYHVFEGYAFAGGTLIEGINHGYLAVDFFFILSGFVIGYAYDDRWGKSLTLKNFFKRRLIRLHPMVVMGAVLGAVTFMLQGSVQWDGTHVATSLVMLALLCAMFFIPAVPGAAYEVRGNGEMFPLNGPSWSLFFEYIGNLLYALVLHRLSTRLLTGVVVVLGVALAAFATFDVSGYGNIGVGWTLDTVNFVGGLLRMLFPFSMGLLLSRRFKPVRVRGAFWICSLILLLLFHVPYLPGNEVICLNGVFETLCIVVVFPLLIVLGASGATTDVFSTRVCKFLGDISYPLYITHYAFMYLFYAWLIEKGYFTFGETWQVALCVYVWNVVVAYLCLKLYDEPVRRWLSRRFLNKRK from the coding sequence ATGCAAAACATCTCTTCTGCCGCCTTCTCCGACACCAAACCTCATTACGAATTGCTCGACGGGTTGCGGGGCGTGGCGGCTCTCCTGGTCGTGTGGTATCATGTGTTCGAGGGGTATGCCTTTGCCGGGGGTACTCTCATTGAAGGTATCAACCACGGCTATCTGGCCGTCGATTTCTTTTTCATTCTGTCGGGTTTTGTCATTGGGTATGCCTACGACGACCGTTGGGGCAAGAGCCTGACGCTGAAAAACTTCTTCAAACGCCGTCTCATTCGGCTCCACCCGATGGTGGTTATGGGGGCGGTGCTGGGAGCCGTCACCTTCATGTTGCAAGGCAGTGTGCAGTGGGACGGTACCCATGTGGCCACCTCGCTGGTGATGCTGGCCCTGCTGTGTGCGATGTTCTTCATTCCGGCCGTTCCCGGGGCCGCTTACGAGGTGAGGGGTAACGGCGAGATGTTCCCGCTGAACGGCCCCAGCTGGTCGCTCTTCTTTGAATACATCGGCAACCTGCTTTATGCGCTGGTGCTTCACCGGCTCTCGACCCGTCTCCTGACCGGGGTCGTGGTGGTGCTGGGAGTAGCTCTGGCCGCGTTTGCCACCTTCGACGTGTCGGGTTACGGCAATATCGGGGTAGGGTGGACGCTCGACACGGTCAATTTCGTGGGCGGGTTGTTGCGCATGCTCTTCCCCTTCTCGATGGGGTTGCTGCTCTCCCGACGGTTCAAACCGGTGCGGGTGCGCGGCGCCTTCTGGATTTGCTCGCTCATTTTGCTGCTGCTGTTTCATGTACCCTATCTGCCCGGTAACGAGGTGATTTGTTTGAATGGGGTATTCGAGACCCTCTGCATTGTCGTGGTCTTCCCGCTGCTTATCGTGCTGGGGGCTTCGGGGGCTACTACCGATGTCTTTTCGACCCGGGTGTGCAAGTTCCTGGGCGACATCTCCTATCCGCTCTACATTACCCACTATGCCTTCATGTATCTGTTTTACGCCTGGCTCATCGAGAAGGGCTACTTTACCTTTGGCGAGACCTGGCAGGTGGCTCTGTGCGTGTATGTGTGGAACGTGGTGGTGGCCTACCTCTGCCTGAAACTGTATGATGAGCCGGTGCGTCGCTGGTTGAGCCGCCGTTTTTTGAATAAACGCAAATAA